The Chiroxiphia lanceolata isolate bChiLan1 chromosome 4, bChiLan1.pri, whole genome shotgun sequence genome contains a region encoding:
- the LOC116786264 gene encoding permeability factor 2-like, with translation MRLLLAALALLLLLSNLVPGGSLSLESLLTNMRCKCIKSTAQVINLGLILTIDVAPPGLHCRRKEIILTLKKNKRVCVAPEAPWIQLLVHRLTQRNAARRAAAARPRREAQQRPCPSPHGSRAPSPPPSRSTPAPGR, from the exons AtgaggctgctcctggcagcgctggccctgctcctgctcctgagcAACTTGGTGCCTGGGGGCA GTCTGTCGCTGGAGAGCCTGCTGACCAACATGAGGTGCAAGTGCATCAAATCGACTGCCCAGGTTATCAACTTGGGACTGATCCTCACCATCGACGTCGCGCCGCCTGGTCTGCACTGCCGGAGGAAGGAGATCAT CCTCAccctgaagaaaaacaagagggTGTGCGTGGCCCCCGAGGCGCCCTGGATCCAGCTGCTCGTCCACAGGCTGACGCAGAG GAATGCCGCCAGGAGGGcagcggcggcgcggccgcggcgggAGGCGCAGCAGCGGCCGTGCCCTTCCCCTCACGGCTCCCGCGCTCCGTCCCCGCCGCCGTCCCGGTCCACGCCAGCCCCGGGGCGCTGA
- the LOC116785691 gene encoding platelet basic protein-like — protein sequence MGLCGLRTNLGETTDLFTRPSILGRGKRSQFREAWAPAKPRATFDRQRCKLSELRQHRAGREKTTPTPGPPVPPHFSYFPAQIGGCCRCRGGAGMAAWAALLLGVLLVTHRPGDAALLEANGNLSCRCRKTTRAFIPPAKYDSIEVRPVGSSCRRLEVVIKLKSLEKVCVDPDTLWVKKLLQDLPHLRKKERPR from the exons ATGGGGCTGTGTGGGCTAAGAACAAACTTGGGGGAAACAACTGATCTCTTCACAAGACCCAGCATTCTAGGAAGGGGAAAACGGAGCCAGTTTCGGGAAGCCTGGGCCCCTGCCAAGCCCCGAGCCACGTTTGACCGGCAGCGCTGCAAGCTCAGCGAGCTCCGTCAGCACAGAGCGGGACGGGAGAAAACCACCCCGACCCCGGGGCCGCCCGTGCCGCCTCACTTCTCCTATTTTCCGGCTCAAATAGGGGGATGCTGCCGGTGCCGGGGTGGGGCCGGCATGGCTGCGTGGGCGGCCTTGctgctgggggtgctgctggtgACCCACCGCCCCGGGGACGCAG ctctcctggaagcCAATGGCAACCTGAGCTGCCGCTGCCGCAAAACCACCAGAGCCTTCATCCCCCCGGCGAAATACGACAGCATCGAGGTGCGGCCCGTGGGGAGCAGCTGCCGGCGCCTCGAGGTGGT GATTAAGCTAAAATCCCTGGAGAAGGTCTGCGTGGATCCCGATaccctttgggtgaagaaaCTCTTGCAGGACCTCCCTCACCT gaggaagaaagagcGTCCCCGCTGA
- the CXCL13 gene encoding C-X-C motif chemokine 13, whose protein sequence is MGVPVLPWLLLLLLVMSHSAHTAILEVNGNLSCRCAKTTSDYISPKKYESIEIRPVGSTCRRTEIIIKLRAAGKVCVNPEAPWVKKLLKRIASTKKK, encoded by the exons atgggagtCCCCGTGctcccctggctgctgctgctgctgctggtgatgtCCCACTCAGCCCACACAG ccATCCTGGAGGTGAACGGGAACCTGAGCTGTAGGTGTGCCAAGACAACCTCGGACTATATCAGTCCCAAGAAATATGAGAGCATTGAGATAAGGCCCGTGGGCAGCACCTGCAGGCGCACGGAGATCAT AATTAAATtaagagctgcagggaaggtgtgTGTGAATCCCGAAGCCCCTTGGGTAAAGAAGCTGCTGAAGCGTATCGCTAGCAC gaagaaaaaataa